The Fibrobacter sp. UWB15 genome window below encodes:
- a CDS encoding lysophospholipid acyltransferase family protein, which translates to MRAGGIFLTAHYGNYEAIGPWLCRLGIPLKASYIPLKPAWLNRIVENRIRSVDKQNYSVNARNPREFLRLLDEKNLFCLLMDQDSRIESAAEATFLGKKVHVNPLPDFLLKHRPGTPVFICWLDEPKSSNERILHAIEVTPINNSINDVFNRWLENRIAEEPTLWYGWTHRRFYSCDPKIYG; encoded by the coding sequence ATGCGCGCTGGCGGAATATTCCTTACCGCACACTACGGCAATTACGAAGCCATTGGCCCGTGGCTTTGCCGCTTGGGCATTCCGCTCAAGGCAAGTTATATTCCGCTAAAGCCCGCATGGCTCAATCGCATTGTCGAAAACAGAATCCGTTCTGTAGACAAACAAAATTATTCCGTGAACGCAAGGAACCCGCGCGAGTTCTTGCGACTGCTCGACGAAAAAAATCTATTCTGCTTATTGATGGATCAGGACAGCCGAATCGAAAGTGCAGCCGAAGCAACGTTTCTCGGAAAAAAAGTGCACGTCAATCCGCTGCCGGATTTTTTGCTGAAGCACCGCCCGGGAACTCCCGTATTCATCTGCTGGCTAGATGAACCGAAATCCAGCAACGAAAGAATTCTGCATGCCATCGAGGTGACCCCCATAAACAACAGCATCAACGATGTGTTCAACCGCTGGCTCGAAAATCGAATTGCCGAAGAACCTACGCTATGGTACGGCTGGACTCACCGCCGGTTTTACAGCTGCGATCCCAAAATATATGGATAA
- a CDS encoding diguanylate cyclase domain-containing protein, which yields MQILENENLFSLDDAKVVQPLAKRKLVLVQINSPSLKKLRAMLSEEYPIIDVDSEKEAVQLVDKQHDNISAILFNVELCKQSNFWLQKVLNEDKRFVGIPNIGISAVADSDDYKLCIAAGANEYFEPPFRKELVMLRINNAIRGKDSATFSEVEKILKELPSNIYLKDAEGKYVFATHYWHHLHTEGDPNWTIRGKTDIEIREDKENALKAMESDKELLRTGKGTNYVIKEEGENGVEYLELIKRPVFDENGNINGIIALINDVTEIQSLKLELEKRSKTDSLTGLLNKQETESAISRIIENNSDERGALMMIDVDKFKEINDSFGHAAGDRVLTAIGNILYKSFKGMDITGRIGGDEFMVYLRDIKPDTAIKLAAMISDKARHLFQGEPLERHVSLSIGISVFPEHGKKFEDLYRAADMALYFVKEHGRDFYNMYSPELKSLHK from the coding sequence ATGCAGATACTGGAAAACGAAAATCTTTTCAGCTTGGATGACGCGAAGGTAGTTCAGCCTCTCGCGAAACGCAAGCTTGTTCTTGTACAAATCAATAGTCCTTCCCTCAAAAAACTCCGCGCCATGCTTTCGGAAGAATACCCCATTATCGATGTGGATTCCGAAAAAGAAGCCGTACAATTGGTAGACAAGCAGCACGACAATATTTCTGCCATATTGTTCAATGTGGAACTGTGTAAGCAGAGCAACTTTTGGCTACAGAAAGTCCTGAACGAAGATAAACGTTTCGTAGGGATTCCGAACATAGGCATTTCTGCAGTCGCGGATTCTGACGACTACAAACTCTGCATTGCCGCCGGCGCAAACGAATACTTTGAACCGCCGTTCCGCAAAGAGCTCGTCATGCTCCGGATCAACAACGCCATCAGGGGAAAGGACTCGGCCACATTTTCCGAAGTCGAAAAAATCCTGAAGGAACTGCCGTCGAACATTTACCTGAAAGATGCCGAAGGCAAGTACGTTTTCGCGACGCACTACTGGCACCACTTGCATACCGAAGGAGACCCGAACTGGACCATCCGCGGAAAGACCGACATAGAAATTCGCGAAGACAAGGAAAATGCGCTGAAGGCCATGGAATCGGACAAGGAGCTTTTGCGCACTGGCAAGGGCACCAACTACGTCATTAAAGAAGAAGGTGAAAACGGGGTCGAGTATTTGGAACTTATCAAGCGGCCTGTCTTTGATGAAAACGGAAACATCAACGGAATTATCGCGCTCATCAACGATGTCACCGAAATCCAGTCGCTGAAACTGGAACTCGAAAAACGCTCCAAGACCGATTCGCTCACTGGTCTATTGAACAAGCAGGAAACCGAAAGCGCAATTTCCCGTATCATCGAAAACAACAGCGATGAACGCGGTGCCTTGATGATGATCGACGTAGACAAGTTCAAGGAAATAAACGATTCGTTCGGCCATGCCGCAGGAGACCGCGTACTCACGGCAATCGGGAACATTCTGTACAAGTCGTTCAAGGGAATGGATATTACGGGCCGTATCGGTGGCGATGAATTTATGGTATACTTGCGCGATATCAAGCCCGACACGGCAATCAAGCTTGCCGCAATGATTTCGGATAAAGCAAGACACCTTTTTCAAGGTGAACCCTTAGAAAGACACGTTTCGCTTTCAATAGGAATATCCGTATTCCCCGAACACGGTAAGAAATTCGAAGACCTGTACCGTGCTGCCGACATGGCGCTTTACTTTGTAAAGGAACATGGCAGGGACTTTTACAATATGTATTCTCCAGAACTGAAGAGCTTGCACAAGTAG
- a CDS encoding metallophosphoesterase, translating into MSSKILNIGQISDIHIGNGNELVQGIDVCANFRKALYSKSMQNLDLLVLSGDLSENSDPGAYEYVASLLKDYKIPYCTIPGNHDDLDVMRKYFDLDSVIHGDRCFYRYDLNGRTIFFLDSACGNVSPEQLTWLKNEAAKIKDEIILFMHHPPCFCGHRFMDLRYHLENMVEVQQVLAEIKNLTHIYAGHYHHQFEVNMGRQIVHVAPATQFQIDPNVPYFNLKSAAPGWQLIEWGEKFVETTVYFE; encoded by the coding sequence ATGTCATCAAAGATCCTTAACATAGGTCAGATATCCGATATTCATATCGGTAACGGAAACGAGCTCGTACAGGGAATCGATGTTTGTGCGAATTTCCGCAAGGCTCTCTATTCCAAGTCTATGCAGAACCTGGATCTTTTGGTGTTGTCCGGAGACCTTTCCGAAAATTCGGATCCGGGTGCATATGAATATGTTGCTTCCCTCCTCAAGGATTACAAGATTCCTTATTGCACTATTCCGGGCAACCATGATGACCTCGATGTCATGCGGAAATATTTTGACCTCGATTCCGTGATTCATGGTGACAGGTGTTTTTACCGCTACGACCTGAACGGCCGGACTATCTTTTTCCTGGATAGTGCCTGCGGGAATGTTTCACCGGAACAGTTGACTTGGCTTAAGAACGAGGCTGCAAAGATCAAGGATGAAATCATCCTGTTCATGCATCATCCGCCTTGCTTCTGCGGTCACCGCTTCATGGACTTGCGTTACCACTTGGAAAACATGGTCGAAGTCCAGCAGGTTCTTGCAGAAATCAAGAACTTGACCCACATCTACGCGGGCCACTACCATCACCAGTTCGAAGTGAACATGGGTCGCCAGATTGTGCATGTTGCACCGGCGACTCAGTTCCAGATTGATCCCAACGTACCCTATTTTAATCTGAAAAGTGCCGCTCCTGGCTGGCAATTGATCGAATGGGGCGAAAAATTTGTAGAAACTACAGTTTATTTTGAATGA
- a CDS encoding polymer-forming cytoskeletal protein has translation MATKEQEITQIGHSVTIKGDISGNSDVRVAGTINGSISIEGELIVERQGYVEGEIKTTTAVIAGSVKGNIDCSDKLILESSSQYEGNIKTKRLIIQEGAVFQGNCQMNIKPVAAEKPAASVNPKKEVNALL, from the coding sequence ATGGCAACAAAGGAACAGGAAATTACCCAAATCGGCCACAGCGTGACCATCAAGGGCGACATCAGCGGTAACAGTGACGTTCGTGTCGCAGGAACCATCAACGGCAGCATCTCTATCGAAGGTGAACTCATCGTCGAACGCCAGGGTTATGTCGAAGGTGAAATCAAGACTACCACCGCCGTTATCGCAGGCTCCGTCAAGGGTAACATCGACTGCTCCGACAAGCTCATCCTCGAAAGCTCTTCTCAGTACGAAGGCAACATCAAGACCAAGCGTCTTATCATCCAGGAAGGTGCCGTATTCCAGGGCAACTGCCAGATGAACATCAAGCCCGTCGCTGCAGAAAAGCCGGCTGCTTCCGTAAATCCTAAGAAAGAAGTAAACGCTCTTCTTTAG
- a CDS encoding M23 family metallopeptidase, translating to MKGKYYKVQIIPEDSKEIKSYRVNTKWFLFLKIFLVALVIGTGFLIYNAGRITKIVVQHEKMRTANAQLVKQNANYEELFSRIDSLWVLEERIQNILGTFIENDSGVINSLIDKSRFAHTPSEKIDVDYEGGWKPHEDKVRLEHIPNVIPVVGIVSKKYNEMEDHLGTDFSAQVGNPVFASGSGVVEFAGPKNELGNTVVINHQNGYITSYSHLKDIRTRKGRNVGKGEIIGTVGNTGNSSAPHLHYSITKDGKEMDPELFINY from the coding sequence ATGAAAGGCAAGTACTATAAAGTTCAAATCATTCCGGAAGACTCCAAGGAAATCAAGAGCTACCGTGTCAACACGAAATGGTTCCTTTTCCTGAAAATCTTCCTGGTCGCACTTGTAATCGGTACTGGATTCCTTATTTATAATGCAGGCCGAATCACAAAAATTGTCGTGCAGCACGAAAAAATGCGTACCGCCAACGCCCAGCTGGTTAAGCAGAACGCCAACTACGAAGAACTCTTCTCAAGAATCGACTCCCTTTGGGTTCTGGAAGAACGTATCCAGAATATCCTCGGGACTTTCATCGAAAACGATTCCGGCGTCATCAACAGTCTCATTGACAAGAGCCGCTTCGCCCATACGCCTTCCGAAAAAATCGACGTCGATTACGAAGGCGGCTGGAAACCTCACGAAGACAAAGTCCGTCTGGAACATATTCCGAACGTGATTCCGGTAGTCGGCATCGTAAGCAAGAAATACAACGAAATGGAAGATCACCTGGGAACCGACTTTTCGGCCCAGGTCGGAAATCCGGTCTTTGCATCGGGTAGCGGTGTCGTAGAATTCGCAGGTCCCAAGAACGAACTGGGCAACACGGTCGTCATCAACCACCAGAACGGCTACATAACCAGCTATTCCCACCTGAAAGATATCCGTACCCGCAAGGGCAGGAATGTAGGAAAGGGTGAAATTATCGGAACCGTCGGTAACACGGGCAACAGCAGTGCCCCCCACCTGCACTATTCTATCACCAAAGACGGAAAGGAAATGGACCCGGAATTATTTATTAACTATTAA
- a CDS encoding ParB/RepB/Spo0J family partition protein has translation MGKKSFALGRSLADILKDHSAPAASDIQQSNPQSGENNAEKSETVDNSQKVVEINVELIDPNPFQPRKVFSDDELVELAESIEHHGLIQPIAVRKVGDRYQLISGERRTRASKLAGLPTIKAQVYENLDDKAMAEWALIENIQRVDLNPVEVAKSYQQLIDNHGYTHEDLSKIVSKSRSAITNSLRLLKLPEVVLLWIEEGKISGGAARALCSDKIQNPEEVAKRIIEEGLNVRQIEAIARGEDISQTKDERRETREGEPEQSSEDQPEVHADKPDAPAKPKMELSADMKQFESRLETFFGTKVQINPSASTETKGSIVINYYSMDDLTRIQELMENR, from the coding sequence ATGGGTAAAAAGTCTTTCGCACTGGGCCGCAGCCTCGCCGATATTCTCAAGGATCATTCCGCTCCGGCAGCCTCTGACATTCAACAGTCCAATCCACAATCTGGCGAAAACAATGCCGAAAAATCCGAAACTGTTGACAACTCCCAGAAAGTTGTCGAAATCAATGTCGAACTCATCGACCCGAACCCGTTCCAGCCGCGCAAGGTTTTCAGCGACGACGAATTGGTGGAACTCGCCGAATCTATCGAACACCACGGGTTGATCCAGCCGATCGCTGTCCGCAAGGTGGGCGATCGTTATCAGCTTATCAGCGGTGAACGCCGTACCCGTGCAAGCAAGCTCGCCGGACTTCCGACGATCAAGGCCCAGGTTTACGAAAACCTCGACGACAAGGCCATGGCCGAATGGGCCCTCATCGAAAATATCCAGCGTGTCGACCTGAACCCGGTCGAAGTCGCCAAGTCCTATCAACAATTAATCGATAATCACGGCTACACCCACGAAGATCTGTCCAAGATTGTGAGTAAGTCGCGCTCCGCAATTACCAACAGTCTCCGCCTTCTCAAGCTCCCGGAAGTCGTGCTTTTGTGGATAGAAGAAGGAAAAATTTCGGGCGGTGCCGCTCGCGCCCTCTGCAGCGACAAGATCCAGAACCCCGAAGAAGTCGCCAAGCGCATTATCGAAGAAGGCCTGAACGTCCGCCAGATCGAAGCGATTGCCCGCGGCGAAGATATTAGCCAGACGAAAGACGAGAGACGAGAGACGAGAGAGGGTGAACCGGAGCAGTCTTCAGAGGACCAGCCGGAAGTCCACGCCGACAAGCCGGATGCACCTGCCAAGCCGAAGATGGAACTCAGCGCCGACATGAAACAATTCGAATCCCGCCTCGAAACCTTCTTCGGCACTAAGGTTCAAATCAATCCGAGCGCCTCGACCGAGACCAAGGGTTCAATCGTTATTAACTATTATTCCATGGACGACCTTACCCGAATCCAGGAACTCATGGAAAATCGATAG
- a CDS encoding ParA family protein, with protein sequence MSKVIAVCNQKGGVGKTTTAVNLAASFAALEKKTLLIDMDPQGNASQGLGYNELQDVDIHEVLNMADNPDNITYDNIKEAILDTSLDYLKVITSGPDLAVMEIELVNAMSRERRLERVMNVLKQSFEFIIIDAPPSLNLLTLNVLTAATSVLIPVQCEYYALQGMTELFKTIREVQKNLNANLKIEGALLTMYDSRLSLCKQVAEEVRENLSDTVFQAMIPRNVKLSEAPSHGKPAILYDVQSSGAQAYMKLAEEILNKGK encoded by the coding sequence ATGAGTAAAGTGATAGCAGTCTGCAACCAGAAAGGTGGCGTGGGCAAGACCACGACCGCCGTCAACCTGGCCGCCAGTTTTGCCGCATTGGAAAAGAAGACACTCCTTATCGACATGGACCCGCAGGGTAACGCGTCGCAGGGTTTGGGCTATAACGAACTTCAAGATGTGGATATCCACGAAGTCCTGAACATGGCCGACAATCCGGACAATATTACCTACGACAATATCAAAGAAGCTATCCTCGATACGAGCCTCGATTACCTCAAGGTCATTACTTCCGGCCCGGACCTCGCCGTCATGGAAATCGAACTGGTAAATGCCATGAGCCGCGAACGTCGTCTCGAACGCGTGATGAATGTCCTCAAGCAGTCCTTCGAATTCATCATCATCGACGCTCCTCCGAGCCTGAACCTTTTGACGCTGAACGTGCTGACCGCAGCCACCAGTGTTTTGATTCCGGTTCAGTGTGAATACTACGCCCTGCAGGGTATGACCGAACTTTTCAAGACGATCCGCGAAGTCCAGAAGAATCTGAACGCAAACCTCAAGATTGAAGGTGCGCTCCTCACCATGTACGATTCCCGCCTGAGCCTCTGCAAGCAGGTCGCCGAAGAAGTACGTGAAAACCTGAGCGATACCGTTTTCCAGGCAATGATTCCGCGCAACGTGAAACTCTCCGAAGCACCGAGCCACGGCAAGCCCGCCATCCTTTACGATGTGCAGAGCAGTGGTGCACAAGCGTACATGAAACTCGCCGAAGAAATTTTAAATAAAGGGAAGTAA
- a CDS encoding 16S rRNA (guanine(527)-N(7))-methyltransferase RsmG produces MERSYRNNTNQQNLLNQFLQEHGVQLSEDVLGKLYDFADLVVETKQFGNLISAKDSEKFLSRHIADSLVPYIYIVKDIQPGVKWADMGAGAGCPIFPLAIVMPEVEFFAVEPRHMRVEFMNYAKGKLGLKNLTVVGKRFETSGLAYLDFVSCRALSTFENDWERAQPGLKRGGKFITLKSFNNIVHLESNPEVHIYKYALPQEEQVYALVTRGNE; encoded by the coding sequence GTGGAACGTTCCTATAGAAACAACACAAACCAGCAGAATCTCTTGAACCAGTTCTTGCAAGAACATGGTGTGCAGCTGTCCGAAGATGTTCTGGGCAAGCTTTATGATTTTGCAGACTTGGTAGTAGAGACCAAGCAGTTCGGCAACCTGATTTCGGCGAAGGATTCCGAAAAATTCTTGAGCCGCCACATCGCAGATTCCCTCGTTCCCTATATATATATAGTGAAGGATATTCAGCCCGGTGTCAAGTGGGCCGACATGGGTGCGGGTGCAGGTTGTCCGATTTTCCCGCTCGCGATCGTGATGCCCGAGGTGGAATTCTTTGCCGTCGAACCCCGCCACATGCGCGTGGAGTTCATGAACTACGCCAAAGGAAAACTCGGTCTCAAGAACCTGACCGTCGTGGGCAAGCGCTTCGAAACTTCGGGACTTGCCTATCTGGATTTTGTGAGTTGCCGCGCGCTCTCGACTTTCGAAAACGACTGGGAACGCGCCCAGCCGGGACTCAAGCGTGGCGGTAAATTCATCACGCTGAAAAGTTTCAACAATATTGTTCACCTGGAATCGAATCCGGAAGTACACATATATAAATATGCACTCCCGCAGGAAGAACAAGTTTACGCCTTAGTCACTCGAGGTAATGAATGA
- a CDS encoding VOC family protein, with the protein MKIEHVAIWAKDIDKVCEFYRKYFGGVVHPIYHNPVKQFTSRFVTFESGARLEVMHRPDIAAMFHVEHCGLTHLSFSVGSKEEVDRLTRQMSDAGIQVIGEPRTTGDGYYESVVLDPEGNRVEITI; encoded by the coding sequence ATGAAAATTGAACACGTCGCCATCTGGGCGAAAGATATCGACAAGGTCTGCGAATTCTACCGAAAGTATTTCGGTGGGGTAGTTCACCCGATTTACCACAATCCGGTCAAGCAGTTCACTAGTCGATTCGTCACCTTCGAAAGTGGCGCCCGGTTGGAGGTGATGCACCGCCCTGATATTGCCGCAATGTTCCACGTGGAACATTGCGGCCTAACCCATCTTTCCTTTTCGGTCGGTTCAAAAGAAGAGGTAGACCGACTCACCCGGCAAATGTCTGACGCCGGAATCCAGGTGATAGGGGAGCCCCGGACCACCGGCGACGGGTATTACGAAAGTGTCGTCCTCGACCCCGAAGGCAATAGGGTAGAAATCACTATCTAG
- a CDS encoding O-acetyl-ADP-ribose deacetylase has protein sequence MIEIEVIQGDITKLAVDAIVNAANCSLLGGGGVDGAIHRAAGPELLRACIPLNGCETGKAKITPGFRLPAKFVIHTPGPVYRDGQHGEPALLESCYKSCLDLAEENGCETVAFPAISCGVYGYPWEAATEIAVKTARDYPAQKVKKVIFCCFGEEMEKLYKEKVGSRK, from the coding sequence ATGATTGAGATTGAAGTTATCCAGGGCGACATCACCAAGCTTGCGGTGGATGCCATTGTGAATGCGGCAAACTGCTCCCTGCTGGGTGGTGGCGGTGTCGATGGGGCAATTCACCGGGCGGCGGGTCCGGAACTCTTGCGGGCGTGCATTCCCCTGAACGGTTGCGAGACGGGCAAGGCGAAAATCACTCCGGGTTTCAGACTCCCGGCCAAGTTCGTCATCCATACTCCGGGGCCGGTCTATCGGGATGGTCAACATGGCGAACCTGCACTTTTGGAGTCTTGCTACAAAAGTTGTCTGGACTTGGCCGAGGAGAACGGCTGCGAGACGGTCGCCTTCCCCGCTATTTCTTGTGGAGTTTATGGCTACCCCTGGGAGGCCGCCACCGAGATTGCCGTGAAGACGGCTCGCGACTACCCGGCGCAAAAAGTGAAGAAAGTCATCTTCTGTTGTTTTGGCGAGGAGATGGAAAAGCTGTATAAAGAAAAAGTAGGCAGTAGGAAGTAG
- a CDS encoding pyridoxamine 5'-phosphate oxidase family protein, protein MEEVVKFLKECGAYFLATVDGDQPRVRPFGTANIFEGKLYIQTGKSKDCSKQIQKNGKVEICAMNKAGNEWVRVAGTLVRDDRREPKVDMLEHYPELKSMYSPDDDNTETLYFKDATATFYSFTAAPRTVKF, encoded by the coding sequence ATGGAAGAAGTCGTAAAATTTCTCAAGGAATGTGGCGCCTACTTTTTGGCAACGGTAGACGGTGACCAGCCGCGTGTTCGCCCGTTCGGTACCGCCAACATTTTCGAGGGCAAGCTCTATATCCAGACTGGCAAGTCGAAGGACTGCTCCAAGCAGATCCAGAAGAACGGCAAGGTCGAAATCTGTGCCATGAACAAGGCCGGTAACGAATGGGTCCGCGTCGCCGGAACACTCGTCCGCGACGACCGCCGCGAACCGAAGGTCGACATGCTGGAGCACTACCCCGAGCTCAAGTCGATGTACTCCCCCGACGACGACAACACCGAGACGCTCTACTTCAAGGATGCGACTGCCACATTCTACAGTTTTACGGCCGCACCCCGTACGGTAAAGTTCTAG